AAAGAATCTCCAGCGCTTGGATTTATCTTTAACACTGACAGTGTGAAATCTGAAATTTCAGCAATTTCTAACACAATGCAACAATTCGATACAGCTATCAACACTGGTACTGTAGACCCAGATAAAGCTATTCCAGAATTGATGGAAAAATTGAAATCTGAAGGTGCCTACGAAAAAGTATTGAACGAAATGCAAAAACAATACGACGAATTCTTGAAAAACAAAAAATCATAAGCTCGATTGATTTCGTGTATTCATTCCTAATTCCTAAAAATGTGATCACTGCCTTCCTTAGTTTCCTAGGGGAGGTAGTGATTTTTAGGATGTAAAAAAAGAAAAGAGTAGTTCTAAGAGTTTTGGCGATGTGATACACATGTATCTACAGGAGGTCCATTATGAAAAAATATCGTCTTCTTTTCAAAATGAGTGCTGTCTTCTCCTACCTATTTTTCGTATTTGGTCTTTCTCAGCTGACGTCTATTGTTCAAAATTATTGGCAATTTTCTTCTCAGGTAGGAAATATCTTCTGGATTCAAAATATCTTAAGTCTGCTATTTAGTGGAGTCATGATTTGGATTCTGCTTAAGACAGGCCATGGTTATCTCTTTCGCATTCCGAGAAAAAAATGGTTCTGGTATTCGATTTTGACAGTCCTAGTAGCGGTAGTTCATATATCTTTTAATATTCAGACAGCTAGATATGTTCAGTCAACTGCTGAAGGTTGGGCTCTACTGATTGGTTTTAGTGAGACTAATTTTGCTGAGCTAGGTATCTATATAACTCTGTTCTTTCTAGTGCCACTGATGGAAGAGTTAATCTATAGAGGATTACTTCAACACGCCTTCTTTAAACATTCGCGATTTGGCCTTGATTTGCTTCTTCCTTCCATTTTGTTTGCTCTCCCTCATTTTTCAAGTCTGCCTAGTCTGTTAGATATTTCTGTCTTTGCAACATTTGGAATCATCTTTGCCAGTTTGACCCGCTACACCAAGAGCATTTATCCATCCTATGCGGTGCATGTGATTAATAATATTGTCGCGACATTACCATTTTTGCTGACTTTTCTACATAGGGTATTTGGGTAAAATATTGGTACGAGAGTTAGGAATGATAGCTTTTCAATTTAAGGAGGAAAATAAGTATGACACCATTAAAATGGTTTGCTGGAGGAAGTGAAAGACGTTGTGAAGCCATGACTATCATAAATCATCTATTGGAAGATATAAAGGATGAGCATCAACTTACTCCCTTGAAAAATCAGTTAGTGATTTATAAAAGACGACTAAGGGACGACGGGACCTCTGTTCCATTTATATTGAGCCAAATGAATGTTGACCTTTCGCGTGTATTGATTGAAAACAAGCTAAGTTTGTCAGAAAGTCAAGCCGAGCAGATCAAAAAATTGAGAGAATTATCTGTTATTCGGTATGGTTACTGATGAAGTGCAGTGGCAGGTCTCTCTATATAATTTCCGGTCAAATAAATTGCATTCGTTTTCTCAAGTGGGTATACTAGAATAGTCGAATGAAAAATTCTGAAAATTTAAGAATAGAAAAGAGAACAAATCTTATGGCAAAAGATATTCGTGTCTTACTTTACTACCTCTATACTCCAATTGAAAACGCAGAGCAATTTGCGGCAGATCACTTGGCTTTCTGTAAATCAATCGGCCTTAAAGGCCGTATCCTAGTCGCTGACGAGGGAATTAACGGAACAGTTTCAGGTGACTACGAAACAACTCAAAAATACATGGACTACGTTCACAGCCTCCCAGGAATGGAAGACCTCTGGTTCAAGATTGACGAAGAAAATGAACAAGCCTTCAAGAAGATGTTTGTTCGCTACAAGAAAGAAATTGTCCACCTTGGTTTGGAAGACAACGACTTTGATAATGACATCAACCCACTTGAAACAACAGGTGCTTATTTGTCTCCAAAAGAGTTCAAAGAAGCCCTTCTTGACGAAGATACAGTGGTCCTTGACACACGTAACGATTATGAGTACGATCTAGGACACTTCCGTGGGGCTATCCGCCCAGACATCCGCAACTTCCGTGAGTTGCCACAATGGGTTCGTGACAATAAGGAAAAATTCATGGACAAGCGTGTTGTGGTTTACTGTACAGGTGGCGTTCGCTGTGAGAAATTTTCAGGCTGGATGGTCCGTGAAGGCTACAAAGATGTTGGCCAATTGCACGGAGGAATCGCAACTTACGGTAAAGACCCAGAAGTTCAAGGTGAACTTTGGGATGGGAAAATGTACGTCTTTGACGAGCGTATCGCCGTTGATGTCAACCATGTCAACCCAACCATCGTAGGAAAAGACTGGTTTGATGGAACACCATGTGAACGCTATGTCAACTGTGGAAATCCCTTCTGTAACCGTCGTATCTTGACATCAGAGGAAAATGAAGACAAGTACCTTCGTGGATGCTCACACGAGTGTCGTGTTCACCCACGCAACCGCTATGTTTCCGAAAATGAATTGACACAAGCAGAAGTGATCGAGCGCCTAGCTGCAATCGGTGAAAGCTTGGATCAAGCAGCTACTGTATAACATCAAACAGTCCTTAGGGGCTGTTTTTCTATGCTTTTTATCTAAAAATCTAAAGTTTGTTTCTGTATCTTTCAGGAAAATAGGTTATACTATGTGTAAACGATTTCAAAGGAGGCCAGTTATGGCGAAAACATTTTTTATCCCAAATAAAGAAAGCATTCTAGGACAACAGGAGGTTTTGACTGCCAAGTCTATCTTGGCCTTGGTGGAGGGCTTGGAGTCACACAGTTATGATGCGGTCTATCTCCGTCAGTCCCTCAATCGTCTCGAGTATATCGAGTGTGGGATTGTAGGCCAGTCGCAATTTCTCTTCAAGGTCAACTATGTGGATAGCCGAAAAGGCTATCAAGTGGTGATTCCAGATTTTCTTACTAGAGCGGACTGGGAGATTGTAGAGACTCTCCTCCAGGCCCTATCGAGCAAGTTGGGGGAAGCGGTAGAAGGGCTAGATGGTTTTGATTTTGAAGCTTATTTCCGACAAACGGTCAAGCATTATTTAGCGGATAAGGCGATTCGTTTAGTATATTGCCAAGGACTCTTGTCCCCTATCTATCTCAACAAGGAATACCTCGAGAGCTTTTTGGCTGAGGATGGATTGGCACGTTTTGAAGAGCTGGTCAAGAAGGTTCAAGGATCTGATGCCTACCTTGCCAGTGTGAAATTTTACCCAGACGCCCAAGGTAAGGTGCACGGTATCTATCACCTAGCCCAGGGAGTCAAGACAATTTTGCCAAAGGAACCCTTTGTACCAGCTCCTTATACCGAGCAGCTGGCGGGCAAGGAGCTTATTTGGGAGATTGACCTAGTGACGATTTCTGGTGATGGCTCAAAAGCAGAAGACTATGAAGCCATCGCTCGCTTGGATTATGCAAGATTCCTAGAGTCATTACCAACAGCATTTTACCACCAACTAGATGCCAATCAACTAGAAGTACAAGCCATTTTGGGAAAAGACTTTGAAGAATTGGCACAAGAAAAGTAAAGCAGGTCAACTGCTATTTAGCATGCGAAAGATAGTTTAGCTTAGTTAGGTTTTGTAATGTGAAATTTCAAAAATTGCTTAGTTCAATGAAAAATAGTATAATATAACAAAAAATAGAATATTGTTCGTTAAATAATGATCAGGAGATCTTGAGATGGATATCAAGAAGGAAGTAGGTAAAAGAATCCGAATGTTGCGAGAGATGAAACATATCACTCGTGAAACTCTTTGTGATGATGAAACTGAGATAACGGTGCGCCAATTAGCACGGATTGAATCAGGGCAGTCTTCCCCAAGTTTATCTAAGGTAGAGTATATAGCTTACAAACTAGGTTGTCCAATTTCACATATAGTAGATATGGATCATATGATTTTACCTTCAGAGTACTTGATAGTAAAGGATAAACTTATTAAGTTTCAAACTTATGGAGATGATGATAGAATCCAGGTTAAGGAAGAGTTGTTTGAAAGAGTTTACGAACACTATTAT
This genomic interval from Streptococcus oralis subsp. tigurinus contains the following:
- a CDS encoding CPBP family intramembrane glutamic endopeptidase — translated: MKKYRLLFKMSAVFSYLFFVFGLSQLTSIVQNYWQFSSQVGNIFWIQNILSLLFSGVMIWILLKTGHGYLFRIPRKKWFWYSILTVLVAVVHISFNIQTARYVQSTAEGWALLIGFSETNFAELGIYITLFFLVPLMEELIYRGLLQHAFFKHSRFGLDLLLPSILFALPHFSSLPSLLDISVFATFGIIFASLTRYTKSIYPSYAVHVINNIVATLPFLLTFLHRVFG
- a CDS encoding bacteriocin immunity protein, with protein sequence MTPLKWFAGGSERRCEAMTIINHLLEDIKDEHQLTPLKNQLVIYKRRLRDDGTSVPFILSQMNVDLSRVLIENKLSLSESQAEQIKKLRELSVIRYGY
- a CDS encoding rhodanese-related sulfurtransferase, with translation MAKDIRVLLYYLYTPIENAEQFAADHLAFCKSIGLKGRILVADEGINGTVSGDYETTQKYMDYVHSLPGMEDLWFKIDEENEQAFKKMFVRYKKEIVHLGLEDNDFDNDINPLETTGAYLSPKEFKEALLDEDTVVLDTRNDYEYDLGHFRGAIRPDIRNFRELPQWVRDNKEKFMDKRVVVYCTGGVRCEKFSGWMVREGYKDVGQLHGGIATYGKDPEVQGELWDGKMYVFDERIAVDVNHVNPTIVGKDWFDGTPCERYVNCGNPFCNRRILTSEENEDKYLRGCSHECRVHPRNRYVSENELTQAEVIERLAAIGESLDQAATV
- a CDS encoding DUF4299 family protein, producing the protein MAKTFFIPNKESILGQQEVLTAKSILALVEGLESHSYDAVYLRQSLNRLEYIECGIVGQSQFLFKVNYVDSRKGYQVVIPDFLTRADWEIVETLLQALSSKLGEAVEGLDGFDFEAYFRQTVKHYLADKAIRLVYCQGLLSPIYLNKEYLESFLAEDGLARFEELVKKVQGSDAYLASVKFYPDAQGKVHGIYHLAQGVKTILPKEPFVPAPYTEQLAGKELIWEIDLVTISGDGSKAEDYEAIARLDYARFLESLPTAFYHQLDANQLEVQAILGKDFEELAQEK